The Citrus sinensis cultivar Valencia sweet orange chromosome 4, DVS_A1.0, whole genome shotgun sequence DNA segment ACATTAGCATGATCTCATCTTTTCAATAACGATGTTAACaaaattgtaatataaaatgtaaggtattgtaaaaatatagtaGTAAAGTGTTCATCTCCATATTTCTTTCACTCATTTGTTATTTAACGGTCCTTGAGTTAGgaaaacaacaacaatgtttttttaatagaaaaaattgtgatttacTTTATGATGTGGTAgatagtataaaaaaaatgtcttatgtaatttttacaagattatttgttattgatttattttttggaacaTTCTCTATATTTGagtttgataatattttcaattttcaaagatCTGTGTGAATTTTTGAGTTTAGTTAATTCTCAACATTTCGTGAAATCGACTAGTGTTAACCTACTAAGTTCACTGTGTTTTTTCGATTCAACGTGAATTTAGATCATTCCTTTATTCCGGTCATTGAAGATGCCCCAATATTTGTAACGATAGATTATTGCCTGATTCTGACTTGCCTTACCCCTTGTAAGAATTCTAGATGGAGCCCAATAGCTTGGATGTCCTTTTGATACTACTAACGTTTGTTTATTATCATAATGTGACAGAGTCTTGGTGCCAATGTGAATCAGAAGCTATTCCGAGGCTATGCAACCACTGCAGCAGTGAGGGAGGATCATTTGGAGATTTTGGATCTTCTCATCAAAGCAGGTGCGTGCCAGGAGGCATGCGAGGAGGCTTTGTTGGAGACCAGCTACTTGGGGCAGGCCAGGCCTGCCGAGTTGCTGATGGCTACTGACTTAATCCGGCCACAAGTTTCTGTGCACGCTCTTGTTTCTGCTTGCTTCAGAGGATTCGTCAATGTAGTTGACACACTCATTAAGGTAATTCTTGAACATAGGAtaccaaaattcaaaatcaatgaTCAAGTCAGATATTTCTGTCTGGAGTTGATGTATTGAAATCACATTGATGCATTTGATCGCTGGCAGTGTGGAGTAGATGCCAATGCTATTGATAGGGTGCTGCTTCAGTCTTCCAAGCCAGCTCTTCATGCCAATTTTGACTGTAATGCACTTGCTGGGGCTGTTGTTAGCAGACAGATCTCTGTTGTTAGATTGCTCTTGCAGGTAAGCATTTTGGAAATCAATCACCATTATTGGGAGCCTAATTTTATTGGCAGAATGTATATGATTTTTGTTATCTTTGATATGGGGAGACAGGCTGGTGTCAAGACGGACATCAAGGTGAGAATGGGAGCCTGGTCGTGGGACATGGATACAGGAGAAGAACTTCGGGTGGGTGCTGGACTAGCTGAGGATTACTGCATCACCTGGTGTGCTGTGGAGTATTTTGAATCCAGTGGTGCTATTTTGCACATGCTCTTCCAACACATTTCCCCTAACATCCTTCACAATGGGAGGACTCTCATCCATCATGCAATCCTTTGTAATAATGCAAGAGCAGCAGAGCTGCTGCTAAATTGTGCTGTTGACAAAGAATTTCCGGTGCAAACATATTCAAAAACAGAGCTCCGACCCATTCATTTGGCAGCAAGGCTTGGATCCGCTAAAATTCTTAGAAGGCTTATCAGTGCGGGCTGCAATATCAATTCCCGAACAGCAGCTGGAGAAACTGCAGCAATGATTTGTGCAAGGTACAAGCATGAGGAGTGCCTTAAATTTCTAGCCTCAGAAGGGGCTGATTTAGGATTGATCAATTATGCTGGTCACTGTGCAAATTCAATTGCAAAGTCAAGTAGGTGGACTCTTGGTTTTCAGCAAGCAGTAGTTGATTCAATTCGATCAGGGAATATTATTCAATCAAGTAATGCTTCGAGATTTTCTCCTTTGATGTTTGTGACTCAAGCAAATGATGTGGATGCCTTGAAAAAACTCATTGAGTGGGCAGACGTTGATCTTGATGAACAGGATGCTGACGGATTTTCAGCTGCCATGATAGCTGCAGCAGCTGGCCATGTAGAGGCCTTCAGGTTGCTCCTTCATGCTGGTGCTAACATAAAGCTGCAGAATAAGTATGGTGAGACAGCAATCACCTTAGCAGAATTAAACCGGAACGGCGAAGTTCTCGAACAAGTAATTCTCGAGTATGCACTGGAAGAAGGTCAAAAGGGTTCTGCTGGGTTTTATGCCCTACATCGAGCAGCTAAACGTGGAGATTTTGACTTAGTTCATACACTGGTTAGTAGATGTTACGATGTAAATGCCTCAGATGCTGATGGATACACCCCACTCATGTTTGCAGCAAAGAGTGGCCATGGCAGTGTGTGCCAACTCTTAATTTCAAGTGGGGCAAAATGTGACattgaaaatgcaagaaaTGAGACGGCACTTGCGCTTGCAAGGGAAAATGGTAATGGAAATGAAGCTGAAAATGTTATACTAGATGAGCTTGCTCTAACTCTTGTGTTAGACGGCACTTATGTAAAGAAGCACACAAAGTGTGGCAAAGGATCACCCCATGTCAAACTACTTAAAATGGTGGAGTCCGCCGGCGTTTTGCAGTGGGGGAAGTCAAGGAAGAGAAATGTGGTATGCAGGGCGGCTGAAGTTGGTCCTAGCGACACATTCCGATGGAACCGCCGGAGGAAATTCGACGTTGAAGAACCGGGAATGTTTCATGTTGTGACTACACAGAATAAGGAGGTGCATTTTGTGTGCCAGGGTGGGCTTGAAATGGCTGATTTGTGGGTTAGAGGGATTAGGCTTGTGACCGGGCAAGCCATTTTTGGCAAGATGCAATTAAGAGTCAATCATAAGTAAGCGGTTTTGTCTGATTTCTGTCAAGCAATATGGAGAATTACTTCATCTCATTGTATTTTAATAGCTGCTCCTTTCTATgcatgtgaaaaaaattaaaaaagaatttaggtTCTCAGTacaaactttttctttgtgATGGGCATTGTTATTTAGtgataatttaatagaaaattaacgGTTGCAAAACTAAAAGCTTTAATGAGTGATGTTTTTTTCAGCTATCACGCTGTCGTTGGGCGTCAAAAAAATGTTTGgggcaattttttttaaaaaatttttcactattgattttttttttttacttcaagaattaaactgtcttaaaattaatcaaaatcagtatttatgagaaatttttttcatttcaaaatatatgaaactatatttaaaatttatacaaatcacagtatataaatatatactttgaaatccaagagatttttttttctatttttaaataaaaaatgatttataaataggaaaaaaaacttacttcttattcttcttctaaattaaaaaaaaaaaaccaacaaaaaGTAACGGTAAAATTTGCCCCGTGATTCATTGACTATGCTAATTGACCGTACAGAGGCACCGGCAGCGCGAACCGggaaaaaatagaaagtaaAATCGAATAGAGCGAAAAGaactcaaaaatcaaaacctccACGATAAAATCCTAAAACCCTAATCTTGCTCGAAAGCTCCAAACCTCGAGTTAATTGATCGATGGCGAATCTTCCGATTCTCCAATATGAAGAAAAGATAGTAGAAACGGTGGAGCAGAATCCAGTGGTGGTGGTTATCGGAGAGACGGGGTCCGGCAAGAGCACGCAGCTCTCTCAGATACTCCACCGACATGGCTACACCAAATCCGGAATTATTGGCGTTACTCAGCCTCGCCGAGTCGCTGCCGTATCCGTTGCCAGGTTATTATCTCAAAATGTTAATTCTTCTatgcataaattaaattatattaatctaactgtcttttttatttttttcttttgttgagtAACAAgttcttatttgaaaatttaaggTTAATTTCGTTGACTTTTTGAAaccttataattttaaaattgattgcaGGAGTTCATTTGAAATGTTGCATTGCTAATTAGTGGACCATACTTTGTTCAccgtgtttatttatttgttctcCTAATTGGAAGATTTTCCTTGACTTATTATGTTGTTGTACGAAGACGAGTTGCACAGGAACTTGGTGTTCGGCTTGGGGAGGAAGTAGGTTATGCAATACGATTTGAGGATAGAACATCGGAAAGAACACTTATTAAGTAATGAAGTCCACTGCTTTTTATTGGATTTGGTTTTGATACGGTTATCTCTAATATTTTGCATAGTTTAATGTGGCTAATGTTAGGTTTTCGACTCTGTAGATACCTTACTGATGGAGTTCTTCTTCGAGAAATTCTGTCTAATCCAGATCTTAGTCCGTATTCAGTTATCATATTAGATGAAGCCCATGAGAGGAGTCTCAACACGTAAGACTtagtttattttgttcagtttGTATCATCATTTGTTTTAAATGTCTATGCCATTTTTGATCACTACATGTATGTATGTTattgaggtttttttttttcaccggTAAGTGAGATCATATCTCATTTGAATGAGTGGTTTTGAGATTTAGTCACTGTGGGGCTTGATTTATTCCATTCCTTGTCAAAGTACATATAAAAAAACATCTGACGTTATATTTTTTCAACCTGCTGCATTTTTTATATCCACAATATTAATGAGTGCATCCATTGGTAGGGACATATTGCTGGGTCTTGTGAAACGCTTGGTTAATTTGCGAGcatcaaaattaaagattttgatCACGTCAGCAACTCTTGATGGTGAAAAAGTTTCCAAGTTCTTTTCAAATTGCCCCACATTGAATGTCCCTGGAAAGTTGTATCCTGTGGAGATATTGCACAGCAAGGAGCGTCCTACAAGCTATCTTGAGTCTGCTTTGAAAACAGCAATTGGTACGATTGATATCTTTGTCAACTCCTTGTGTATAGAAGCTTAGCAGTTTGTTTCTGTCGTTTACGGTATTGGTTTTGTGTGATCTTGATAGAGCAAAGACTTTGAAATATAATGCCCAGAAGAacatactatttttttttttccaatttaaacTTGGTCAAACCTGGGTTGTTGTGCAGTATTACTGCTAGTTTTTAGAATTTTGACTAGTCCCTCAGATTTCATCGTAGGAGATCGAGACAGAGCCCCAGGGCTATGGAGAAAGATGTAGATCGATCGCCCTAGATAGACAACTAGATAGAGGGTGTTGAAATGTTATGCATGTATGTGCACAGAATGCGACACTCTATGGTGCATTCAGTGTTGAAATTCATCCTCTGTCACTTATAATATTTCTGAGCTCGCTGCCTGATTGGTAGGGGAGCAGAAAATGAAGCACCTTTTtaccgaaaagaaaaaggaatggaaattttttcatgttaaTCTCAACCTTTAGATAAATCTTGTGGTCACTATGTTACTGATGctgctaaaattttatagtagTTTCTAACGTTCCAATCGTTTTTCACagtttttattatcaaattgtgCTTACAGATATACATGTTCGAGAACCAGAAGGTGACGTGTTGATATTCATGACTGGACAGGTAAGATTTGATTATATTCAGTTTTAGGAATGAGATCTACATAGTAAGTACTGCACTGCAGTTAATGTTTGTTGTGCATGTTTATATTGGTTGTAATTTGTTGTCTTTCATAGGATGATATAGAGAAGCTAGTTTCAAAGTTAGAAGATAAAATTCAAAGCCTGGATGAAGGGTCCTGCATGGATGCTGTAATCCTTCCCCTTCATGGTTCCTTGCCACCCGAAATGCAGGCAAGTTTGTCAATTTTggctttttgtttcttttttttttttaattttttttaaatctcttGATGAAACTTTGTAAAGTTATATATCCAAGGTATCTtttgattttagttttttttttaaatggcaCACCTTTCAGATTTAGGTTTTCGATTTGTAATTTCCAGTCTCTTTTATAATTGTGTGCTTCTGGCTTATTTGCATGCATGCGATATGCATCGCCTTTATCAGTTACATTGGCATTGTGTATCAGTATTGACGGCATAGAAAATTCTTCATGACTGGTCATTGTTGGCTGTTTCTCAGTAGCatatttgttatttgaaaTGGGTAGAGCTGGGGAAAGACCTACAGTAATTGCATCCATTGGAATATAAACTTTATCCTTATCTAACTGGAACTGTGATGCTACatgttaaatcaattttgttaCTCTGTACAATAACTCATTGGGGTTGCATAGTCTTACAGGAGTAAAGTTCTAGTTTGCAGAAATAGAAGATGATGTATTATTCTTCAAATCACAAGTCTTTTCCATTTCAAACCAGATCAATGATGATTTGGtggtgtaattttttttcattgggtGAGATATGTAGCAAACGTAAAAGATTCTAGTTATTAACTGCCTCGTCAATAGCAAATCATTTCTCCAAGTACCTCTGTGGAGTAGTATATAATTGTCAAGggttttgtttaaaaaaatgaagccaATTTCTAATAAactaattcttctttttaatttttaataaaaattgttactGGTAGTAAATGTCAAACCAAAATTGCAGTGTGTCCAATTTGAGAACTTATTGCTTGTACACTTTCTGAGACTCCATgcccaataataatatttatttataagtgaTTGCAGAAATGTAGATACCATACTTATGGATAAAACAATTTCGCTGCACTGACCAActagtaattaaaattattgacatttcAGATATAATCAATGCGCGCATTCTTTT contains these protein-coding regions:
- the LOC102623570 gene encoding uncharacterized protein LOC102623570, which produces MMMFGNPAGAGFLAGKQQVFPLDYEAEVSQRLVDAVHVNDVKRANECIGDPFVDVNFVGTVSLRAKKTELVLHDEAAHEVRVVYEEFKTEVTALFLAAHAGNLTLVRKLLSLGANVNQKLFRGYATTAAVREDHLEILDLLIKAGACQEACEEALLETSYLGQARPAELLMATDLIRPQVSVHALVSACFRGFVNVVDTLIKCGVDANAIDRVLLQSSKPALHANFDCNALAGAVVSRQISVVRLLLQAGVKTDIKVRMGAWSWDMDTGEELRVGAGLAEDYCITWCAVEYFESSGAILHMLFQHISPNILHNGRTLIHHAILCNNARAAELLLNCAVDKEFPVQTYSKTELRPIHLAARLGSAKILRRLISAGCNINSRTAAGETAAMICARYKHEECLKFLASEGADLGLINYAGHCANSIAKSSRWTLGFQQAVVDSIRSGNIIQSSNASRFSPLMFVTQANDVDALKKLIEWADVDLDEQDADGFSAAMIAAAAGHVEAFRLLLHAGANIKLQNKYGETAITLAELNRNGEVLEQVILEYALEEGQKGSAGFYALHRAAKRGDFDLVHTLVSRCYDVNASDADGYTPLMFAAKSGHGSVCQLLISSGAKCDIENARNETALALARENGNGNEAENVILDELALTLVLDGTYVKKHTKCGKGSPHVKLLKMVESAGVLQWGKSRKRNVVCRAAEVGPSDTFRWNRRRKFDVEEPGMFHVVTTQNKEVHFVCQGGLEMADLWVRGIRLVTGQAIFGKMQLRVNHK